In Bufo gargarizans isolate SCDJY-AF-19 chromosome 5, ASM1485885v1, whole genome shotgun sequence, the following are encoded in one genomic region:
- the POU3F4 gene encoding POU domain, class 3, transcription factor 4: MATAASNPYSILSSSALVHADSAGGMQQGSPFRNPQKLLQSDYLQGMPSNGHPLGHHWMGSLGDANPWSTMDQQDIKPGREDLQLGTIIHHRSPHVSHHSPHTNHPNAWGASPVPSNVYSQPGFSVTGMLEHGGLSPPPQTPQSLHPVLRAEDHGDLGSHHCQDHSDEETPTSDELEQFAKQFKQRRIKLGFTQADVGLALGTLYGNVFSQTTICRFEALQLSFKNMCKLKPLLNKWLEEADSSTGSPTSIDKIAAQGRKRKKRTSIEVSVKGVLETHFLKCPKPAAQEILSLADSLQLEKEVVRVWFCNRRQKEKRMTPPGDPQPHEGFPHNVKADPSCHDL; the protein is encoded by the coding sequence ATGGCCACAGCTGCCTCCAACCCCTACAGCATCCTCAGCTCGTCAGCCCTGGTCCATGCCGACTCGGCGGGGGGCATGCAGCAGGGCAGCCCCTTCAGGAACCCCCAGAAGCTGCTGCAAAGTGACTACCTGCAGGGGATGCCCAGCAATGGCCACCCCCTGGGCCACCACTGGATGGGCAGCCTGGGCGATGCCAACCCCTGGTCCACCATGGATCAGCAGGACATTAAACCTGGCAGAGAGGACCTTCAGCTGGGCACCATCATccaccacaggtccccccatgtcagccaccactcccCCCACACCAACCACCCCAATGCCTGGGGGGCCAGCCCGGTGCCCTCCAACGTCTACTCTCAGCCGGGCTTCTCGGTGACGGGCATGCTGGAGCACGGTGGCCTCAGCCCCCCACCCCAGACCCCCCAGAGCCTGCACCCGGTACTGAGAGCAGAAGACCACGGGGACCTGGGCTCCCACCACTGCCAGGACCATTCGGACGAGGAGACCCCCACCTCCGACGAGCTGGAGCAGTTCGCCAAGCAGTTCAAACAAAGGCGCATCAAGCTGGGCTTCACCCAGGCGGACGTGGGGCTGGCCCTGGGCACCCTGTACGGCAATGTCTTCTCGCAGACCACCATCTGCAGGTTCGAGGCTCTGCAGCTCAGCTTCAAGAACATGTGCAAGCTGAAGCCCCTGCTGAACAAGTGGCTGGAGGAGGCCGACTCCTCCACCGGCAGTCCGACCAGCATCGACAAGATCGCCGCCCAGGgcaggaagaggaagaagaggacctCCATAGAGGTGAGTGTCAAGGGGGTCCTGGAGACCCACTTCCTGAAATGCCCCAAGCCGGCGGCCCAGGAGATCTTGTCCCTGGCAGACAGCCTGCAGCTGGAGAAGGAGGTGGTCCGGGTCTGGTTCTGCAACAGAAGACAAAAGGAGAAAAGGATGACCCCCCCGGGGGACCCCCAGCCGCACGAGGGCTTCCCCCACAATGTCAAAGCAGACCCCTCCTGCCACGACCTCTGA